TCTATCGCCGATGGCTGGCACATCAACGCTATCGATCCCGGTCTCAAGTTCCTCGTGCCTGCCAGTCTTGATTTTAAGCTTCCTGAGGGCGTGTCAGTTTCCGAGCTGACCTGGCCTGTCCCCCAGCGCACCCGGGTCCGCTTTGCCGGGGGCAACGACATCTACACCCATGAGGGCAGCATCACGGTCAGTGGCCAATTGCACTACGATAGCATCGCTCCAGCCGGTGGTCGCGCGGTGGCCATACTCGGCTACCAGGCCTGCAACGAAACACTGTGCCTGCGACCCGAGACTATAAGGGTGCCGCTGGCGATAGAGTTCGTTCCCCTGCAAGCGGCCGAGCACGCCGGACCGGGCTACTACAGCAACCTTGGCCATCACGCCGGGCTCGCGCTCGGCGGACTGTCGCGGGATGGAAGCCGGGCTCTTCTGCTCGGCCTGCTGCTGGTAGGGCTGGCGATCAACCTTGTCCCCTGCGTCGGCCCCCTGCTGGGCTCGTCGGCGAGGGCGCTCGACCAGGTCTCGAGCTCGGGCTCATTGCGGGCGTCGGTGGGTCTTCTGGCATACGCGGTAGGTAGTTCACTGGTACTTGCCTCGCTGGTGGGCGTGGCCGCTTCGCTCGAATCAGGTCCACTGGCCGGCAACTCGGTGGTCTACCGGGCAGCCCTGGCGATGCTGGTCGTGGCGTTGTGCTCGCTGGGCCTGGCCGTGCGGTCGCCGCGTTCGGTGCCGGGCTCGGCTGTTGCCTGGCTGTTTCTCGCGGGTATGGCAGCCGGCCTGCTCGGAGCACCGCTGGTTGCCCTGGTGACGGTGGCGATTTCGAAAACAGGCGCTTCTCAACCGTGGGTGCTGGCCGCGGCGGCGGCCGTGGTTGCCTTGCTGCCCTCGCTTGCGCTGGTGATGCTGGCCCGCTCGGGAGCTGACGCGGACACCGTTCCCGCCTGGGTGGAGCACTTGTTCGGCTGCGCGTTGCTGGTGGTAGCCTGCAGGCTGGCGGCACCCGTGCTGCCCGAGCCCCTATCGACTTCGCTCGTGCCGGCCTTCGTGTTCCTGGCCGCGTTGTACATCGGCCTTGTCGATCGCCCGGGGCCGCTGTCGATCTCTGCGGGCTCGCTGGCTCGCACCGCGGGCGCGGCCCTGCTGCTGGTGGCCACCGCCTCGGTTGCGGCTCCTGCGCCGCAGGCGACCGGCCTGGCCTGGCAGGAATTCTCGGCCGAAGTTTATGACGCTAATCAGCGTAGCGGGCGCCCCATGGTGATGGAGTTCACCGCCGATTGGTGCCTGCCCTGCCAGGAAATGAAAGAACAGACTTTCAGTGATGAAGGGGTCGTAAGGGCGTCAGAGGGCATCGATCTGTTGAGCGTGGACATAACCGCCATCAACGATTTCGTGGACAGGGTAATGAAGTCCTTCAAAGTGCAGAGCGCCCCGACAACGATATTTTTTGACTCCTCGGGCAAGGAAGTCACGCGACGAGCGGGTTTTATAGGGGCGGCCGACTTTATCCGGTTGCTCCGGCAGGCAGGCGAAGGTACACCTGCGAAGACCGGTATCTGAGCCTCGCCCCGTCCGGGGCCGCCAGGAGGAATCACCATAGAGTTTGCTGAACTTGACCTTCCCGAACAGGTAAGACGCGGTATTGCGTCGGCGGGATTCACCCACTGCACGCCTATACAGGAGCAGTCGCTTCCGCTTGCCTTGCAAGGACGAGACGTGGCCGGACAGGCCCAGACGGGCACGGGTAAAACCGCCGCTTTTCTCATTGCCATGTTCAGCCTTTTGCTGCGCCGGGATGCGCGCAGGCCCGAGGACGGTGGGTCCGCTCCGCGCTGCCTCATCGTTGCTCCTACGCGCGAGCTAGCCGTGCAGATACGCGACGAAGCCATCCTGCTGGGCCGATACTGCGACATGGAGATTGCCGCTGTTTACGGTGGCGTGGATTACGAGAAACAGCTCAACCACGTGAAGTCGGGCATAGACGTGCTCGTGGGGACGCCCGGGCGCTTGATCGACTACTACAAGCAGAGAGCTTTCACGCTTGATCACCTCGAGGTTCTCGTCATCGACGAGGCCGATCGCATGTTCGACATGGGGTTTATCGACGATATCCGTTACATGCTGCGCAACATGCCTCCGCCTGACCGTCGCGTGTCGTTTCTCTACTCCGCGACCTTATCGCAGAGGGTGGTCGAACTCGGCTACGAGCACCTGAGCGAACCTACGCAGGTGGAGGTGTCGCCCGAGCAGGTGACCGCCGACAACATCGAGCAGACCGTTTACCACGTGGGCATGGACGAAAAGTTTTCGTTGTTGCTGGGACTGCTGCGTCGCGAAAAGCCCGATCGCGCGCTGCTGTTTGTAAACACAAGAATAATGGCGACCCAGCTGGCCGAGAGGCTCACTCTCGAAGGTTTCAGCGCCGGGGCCCTGGCGGGCGACGTGGATCAGCGCAAGCGGCTGAAGTTGCTCAACGGTTTCAAGGAGGGCTCGATCAGCCTGCTCGTGGCCACCGATGTGGCCTCGCGGGGGCTGCACATTGAAGAGGTCAGCCACGTTTTTAACTACGACCTGCCGCAGGACCCCGAGGACTACGTCCACCGCATAGGCCGAACCGCCCGTGCCGGGGCTTCGGGCAAGGCGATTTCGCTGGCCTGCGAGCGCTACGTGTATTCTTACGAGGCTATCGAGGAATTCGTCGGCTACAGTCTGCCCTTTGAATTTCCGGCCGAAGAGTTGCTGGCGAAGCCCAAGCGGTGGACTCCCAAGCGGGTTAAGCGGGGCGGGCCCGGTGGTGCCAGGGGCGGACCGGGCGGCGGCCGCGGCGGTGGCCGCGGGGGTGGCCGCGGGGGTGATCCAGGAAGGTCGTCGGGTGGCGGTGGCCGTCAGGGGCGACGGAGATCGACGGGGTCCGGTTCGGGCGCCCGGACCGGCTGACCGGGAGAAGGGGCGTTGGCGGTACTGGCAGCGGTTGTCTGTCTGGCGTGTTATGCCGCGACCTATCGTTTCTACGCGGGCTATCTTTCCTCGCGCATTTTCTCGCTGCGCGCAGATGTTGCGACTCCGGCCCACCAACTACGTGACGACATAGACTACGTACCCGCGCCGCGGGGCGTTCTCTTCGGCCATCATTTTGCTTCCATAACCGGCTTGTCGCCGATGCTCGGTCCGGCCATCGCCGTGATCTGGGGATGGCTGCCGGCCATGATCTGGGTAGTGGCGGGTTCGCTGTTTATAGGTTGCGTGCACGACATGAGCGCTCTCGTGTTGTCGGTGCGGGCGCGCGGCTTGTCGGTGGGGGCCATTACCGAGGGCATCATCGGCGCGCGGGCCAAGACGATGTTTCACGTCGTCATCTTTTTTGGCGTGGCACTCGCCATGGGTGTGTTCGTGTCGATTCTCTGCGACCTGTTCATGCCCGGGGCTTACCCCCAGGCCGTGATGCCGTCGGCTGTTATCATGGCGCTGGCCGTGGTCACGGGCGTGGCTTCGTACAAGCGGGGTGTGTCGATGACCCGGCTCGCTACGGCAGCTTTCGTGATCACCTTGCTGGCCGTGTTCCTGGCGGCTACCAACGAGTGGCTGTCGCCGCAGTGGGACAGCCGCGGTGGCTGGGGAGCCCTGCTGCTGGCTTACGCTTTCGGTGCCTCGGTGCTGCCGGTCTGGCTGCTGCTGCAGCCGAGGGATTTTATCAACTCGCTGCTGCTGTATCTCGGCATGGGTCTTATGTACGGCGGTTTTTTTGTCCTCGCGCCCGAGTTTTCTTCGCCCGCGGTGGTGCTCAATCCCGAGGGAGCGCCGCCGATGTTTCCCTTCGTGTTCGTGGTCATCGCCTGTGGGGCGGTGTCCGGCTTTCACGGGCTGGTGGCCTCGGGAACGACCGCCAAGCAGCTCGACCGTGAAACCGACGCGCGGGCTATCGGCTACGGCGGCATGATGGGCGAGTCGTTGCTGGGCCTGATGGCGGTGCTGGCCTGCACGGCCGGCTTCAGCTCCGCGGGTTCCTGGCACGAGCACTACTCAAGCTGGGGGGCGGCCAATACCCTCGGCGGTAAGCTGGGCGTGTTCATAGAGGGCGGTGCACGTTTTGTTTCGACCCTCGGGCTGCCCTCTGAGTTGTCTACCGCGTTGATATCGGTAGTGGTGGTGTCGTTTGCTCTCACTACCCTCGACTCGGCTACGCGCCTGCTCAGGTACAACATTGCCGAAATGGGGCAGGGCTTCGGCGTGAAGCGCGAAAACCGTTTTGTGACCTCGGCGTTGGCCGTGGTGGTGATAGGCTTCTTTGCCTTCTACGAGGTGGACGGCCAGCCGATGGGGCTCACCCTCTGGGGCCTGTTCGGTACCACCAACCAGTTGCTCGCCAGCCTGACGCTTATCCTCGTGTCGTTGTACCTGTACCAGCGAGGCCGCAACCCGCTGGTCGCCGCCGTGCCCGCGGTCTTCATGACGATTACGACCGTGGTGGCGATGGTGAACAATCTCGGTCGTTTCTACGACGCCGGCCAGCACCTGTTGTTCGCGGTCGGCCTGCTCCTGCTGCTGCTGGCCCTGGGCGTCGTGGGCGAGGGGCTGCTCGCGCTCAGGCGTGCAACCACTGCCAGGGCTGCCGGCCCGCCGCTCGACCGCCTCTCGGTATTCTGAGGGCAAGGCGCCCGACAGGGGCGAAGCGCACGGGGACGCCTCGCCATTCTGGAGAGGACGGTGTTGTGCGAAAACCATTGGCAGACGCGCCGTAGCCTGATAGGTTACGTCTGGAGATGGCTTTGGACTCTTTTCCCGACGCGGTCCATAGCGTACCGCTTGCCAGTCAGGAAGCTTCCCCACGCAAAAGTTTTGCCCTTGACGAAGAGGGGCGCCGGCGCCTGGCTGAGGCCACGGCACCACGAGTAAACGAGGCTATCGAGGCGGGATCAGCCGATAATTATGGTCTTGACCTTGCCTTCCGCTCCCGCTCGGAACCGCTGTTCAAGTTTCTTTTTGACAACTACTGGCGGGTCGATCTGCAAGGGCTCGAAAACCTGCCCGAGCAGGGTGGCGCCATACTCGTGGGTAATCACTCGGGTGCGCTGCCCCTGGACGCGACCATGGTCTGCTACGCGCTGTCCAACGTCTGGAAGCCCGGCCGCGTGGTCCGGCCGCTCTTTGACGCTTTTGTAGAGGGCATGGGGCCGGTGGCGGACGCTTACCGAAAGATGGGCGGGGCGCCGGCTCGCTACGCGGTTGCCGACCAACTTCTCGGCCGTGGCGAAATGCCCCTTATATTTCCCGAGGGCGTAAACGGTGTCGCCAAGCTCTTCGACGAGCGTTACAAGCTGCGTCGCTTTGCCACTTCGGCTGCCAGGCTCAGCCTGCGCCACCGTGTGCCCATCATTCCCTTTGCCGTCATCGGGGCGGAGGAAACCTACCCCGTCATCGGTCGCAGCAGGAGGCTGGGCCGTCTGCTCGGCGCGCCCTACATGCCCATCACCCCGCTGTTTCCACTGCTCGGCCTGGGTGGATTGTTGCCGCTGCCCACGCGTTGGACCCTGGTGTTCGGCAGGCGGATTTACCTCTACCGTGAGAATCGTTTTCGCGGTGAAGGCAGCACAGATTTTGACGCCATGTCGCAAAGGCTTCGGCGTACCGTGCAGGTGCTCATTCGCCGTAAGCTGGGCCAGCGCAAGTCGATCTTCCTTGGCTGAGCATCTTCGCTACCCATCGTCGCGACCAATGACGGCCAACAGCATGGTTGTCGCGACAATACTGTTGCTCAGCGTCGCCGCCTGTCGCCCGTCTTCTACCGTTGCGCCTACTACTGTTACGCCCATGCCGGGCATACCGATACTGTTGCTGACCGTAGACGCGCTGCGGGCCGACCACCTGTCGATATACGGTTATCCGAGAGACACCGCTCCCGCGCTCAGTCGGTTGGCCGAGGACGCGGTTGTTTTTGAACGTGCGTTTACCCCCTGCCCCCGTACCAGCCCGGCCTTCGCGTCGTTGTTTACCGGAAAATATCCGCACGGCCACGGGCTGAGGCAACTGGGGCAGGAGCTGGCCGGCGATAATCTCACCCTGGCCGAATTGCTCGCGGAGGCTGGTTACAGCAGTCGCGGATTCGTGAGCAGCACGGTGCTGGTCGGCCAACTCTCGGGTCTTGACCAGGGCTTTGATGCCTGGGATGACCTGCTGCCGGCGCGCGAACGCAACCGTGAGAACTATCAGCGCATCGCGGCCGAGACCGTGGCCAGCGTCTCCCGCGAGCTGGACGGGGGGTGGCAACCCGGTTTTCTTTTTCTGCACCTCATCGATCCGCACGGACCCTACGCAGCACCCGAGCCGCGTAGCTTTGCGCCCGGCCCGGCGGCGTCTGCCTCCGGGCTGTTCGAGCCCTCGCTGGTACCCGAATACCAACGGCTCGACCAACGGCCGCGCCTGCGTGATTACATCGACGCCTACGATGCCGAGATAAGTTATGCCGATGCCTGGCTGGGGCGCTTGCTTGAGAGGCTGCGGCAGACCGACCTCTACGACAGGGCGTTGATAGTGGTCACGGCCGATCACGGCGAGGCATTCGGCGAACACGGTTCCTGGTTCAGGCACGGGGCGACACTGCACGAAGAGTCGACCAGGGTGCCGTTGCTGATTAAGCTGCCCGCCGGCCCGCGCGCCGCGGCGCCCGCGCGGGTGACGGCAGCGGTATCATTGGTAGACCTGCTTCCCACCCTGCTCGACTACGCGGGGGTGTCGCCACCACCCGGCCTGCACGGTAGCAGCTTGCGGGGCCTGCTCGAGGGTGACTCGCAAAGCTCCCGCGCCGTGTTTTCTACCCGGACAGGGAGGACCATCAAGTGGGCAGCCCACACCCGCCAGGGCACACTGCTGGCGTCGGACTGCCCCGGCGGTGACCCCGGGCTGTGCGCGTGGAGTTGGTTCGACGCCGCCGACGCTGACAGCCGCGACGGCTTGCCGGCCGCCAGCGCTCCAGCGGGCACGGCCGAAAAACTGCGCGACTTCGTTACCCGCTCGCGAGCAGCCACACTGTCGTTCGCTGTAGCGAGGCGCTATCGTCCGTCGGACAGGGATTTTGTTGGGAGCTTCATGCAGGAGCACAACCGCGGCGAGGCTGGCCTGGACAGGCAGCAGCGACTCGCACTCGAGGAGCTGGGCTACCTGCAACCCCTCGCCGACGATGAGCCCCCTGCCGGCCGGAAGCCGTCCGAGCAGGATCACAGGAGGTAATGACTACCGTGGCAGTAACGCTTTATGTAAAGACCGGGTGTCCGTACTGCTCGGCCCTGCGCGGCCGCCTGCAGGCCGAGGGAAAGCCGTTCTCGGAGATAAATGTACTCGATCAACCAGAGCGCGTGCCCGAGTTACTTAAGCTGAGTGGCGGTGAGCGTATAGTGCCGGTGCTTGTAGACGGGGGCCGCGTGGAGGTAGCCCCCGAGGGGGGTTGAGGGTTTTAGAACGCGGCCGTGTGCCGCATAATCCAACTACTATTTCCGTCCCGGCCGTTGGCTTGGGGCTCGGCCCCGGGCCGCCTCCGCGGGCACGAAAATTGCCGGTAATTTGTTTGCATAAAAGTCTTGCTAAGCGGCCTCAACCCGTTGTAGTGTTCGAGTCAAGCATGGAATTTATCGATGAGGGGTATAAGGCAATTTCTTCGCCTCGGTGACCGCGTCTGGCAGGAGTACCGGGAGGATTGGGGTAACGGCGTGGTCGTCGAGGTCATGACCTCAACGATAATCGGCGGCACCTGCCTGGTGCGCATTCTCTTCGAAGACGGTCAGCAGCGTACCTTCAACAACGACCTTAACAGCGAGATGTGTTGCGCCCGCATGGGCATGTGCAGGGAGCACGTTCTCGGTCGGGGCCGCGATCGCAGCGACAGCCGCAGGCCGGTCACCCGCCAGTTAACGGCCGCAGAGCTTGGCTGAGAGCTCCTTTCTATAGACCGCCGGCGGTCAGTCTTCAGTATCAGCCTGGGCAGTGTTGTCGGCGGCTCCAGCCGGGGCTGCCGTGTCGCTTGATCGGCTGTCTTCGGCCGGTAGCGGCTTGCCCCAGGGGTCGGTGGGAGCGATGCCTATCTTGTCGAGCGTAGCCAGGGTGTCCGTGTTGACCCATTCCGTTCCCATAACGCAGGGCCTGGGCTGACCGTTCTCGTCAACGGTCGACGGGCCGGCGACATTGAAGTCCAATTGCATTCTCTTTGCCACGGTCGAGTACCCTGCCACGGATACGACCGAGTTGCCAGCCTGCCGTTAAGTTGATATCGCTGCTCTTTCGGCCCTCCTGCGGCTAAAGGCGATGGACTACAAGGACACACTCAACCTCCCGAGCACTTCGTTTCCCATGCGTGCCAAGTTGCCACAGCGGGAGCCCGAGTTGCTCAAGCGTTGGCAGGAGGAGGGGCTCTGGCAGCAGATGCGACAGCTGCGGGAGGGCTCCACGCCCTTCCTGTTTCATGACGGTCCGCCTTACGCCAACGGTAACATCCACGCGGGCCATGTTCTGAACAAGGTGCTCAAGGACATAGTGGTCAAGTATCGGCACCTTGCCGGCTTCCGGGTCTCGTTTCGTCCCGGCTGGGACTGCCACGGATTGCCCATAGAGCTGGAGGTCGAGAAAAAACTCGGCCGCAAGAAGAGAGCGGATACCAGCCGCGTTGAAGTACGGCAGCTGTGCAGGGATTACGCCCTGGACTGCGTTGACCGCCAGCGCGAAGACTTCAAGCGCCTGGGCATACAGGCCGACTGGGACAATCCGTACCTTACACTGGACAAGGCCTACGAGGCTGACGAACTGCGCGAGCTTGCACACCTGGCTGACTCGGGTGCGTTGTATCACGGGAGGCGTCCGGTCCACTGGTGCTCATCCTGCCGCACTGCCCTGGCCGAGGCCGAGGTCGAGTATTCGGATCACAGTTCGAGGTCGGTTTATGTTCGCTTTGCGTTTGCCGGTGCGACCGGTGACTTGCAGGCGCTGGTCGAAGAGGGGCTGGGCGTTGCCATCTGGACCACCACGCCGTGGACCTTGCCCGCCAACCTCGCCATCTGCGTGAACCCCGGTTTTGATTACGTCGTCGTAGACGCGCCCGGCGGCCCCCTGCTGGTCGCCGAGGGCATGCTCGAGCAGTTACGCGAGGTGTTGGGCCTGGGTGCCACGCGCGCCACCATCGCCGGCCGCGAACTGGAGGGCATGACGGCTCGCCATCCCTGGCTGGACCGGGATTCGCTGCTCGTGCTCGGCGACCACGTGACCCTGGAGGCCGGAACCGGCTGCGTGCACACGGCCCCCGGGCACGGCCACGACGACTACGTGGTAGGCCGTCGTTATGGGCTGGAGGTCTACGCGCCGGTAGACGCTGCCGGTTGTTTTACCTCCGAGCTACCCGAGCTGGAGGGCAAGCACGTCTTCAGCGTCGATGACACGGTGGTCGAGATCCTGCAGGCTGCCGGCGCCCTGCTGGCCGAAGAAACCATACAGCACAGTTATCCGCACTGCTGGCGCTGCCGGCGACCGATAATATTCAGGGCCACCGACCAGTGGTTCGTGTCGATGGACAGTATTCGCGAGCGCGCTCTCGAATGCGTGGACGAGGTGAAGTGGATACCGTCGTGGGGACGGGATCGCATACACGGCATGATAGCCGGCCGACCTGACTGGTGCCTGTCGCGACAACGGGCCTGGGGCGTACCGGTTCCCGCCCTGCACTGCACTGATTGCGGGCAGGCCACCTGTGACGGCGATGTCGTCAGGCACGTGGCCGATCTCTTCGAGGAGGAGGGCTCTGACGCTTGGTTTACGCGGGACATCGAGGACCTGCTTCCCGCGGGCTTCGCCTGCCCGTCCTGCTCGGGCACGAACTTTGAGCGCGACAACGACATCCTCGACGTATGGTTTGATTCGGGCTCGAGCTTCTCCTCGGTGATGGAGCGCGACCACGGCGAGGGGACCGTTTCGGACCTGTACCTCGAGGGAAGCGACCAGCACCGGGGCTGGTTTCATTCTTCCTTACTCACCAGCGTGGCCACGCGCGACCGTGCGCCTTACCGCGCGGTGTTGACGCACGGCTTCCTGCTCGACGGAAAAGGTCGCAAGCAGTCCAAGTCGCTCGGTAACGTGGTCGAGCCGGCCAAGGTACTCAAGCAGTACGGCGCTGACATCATGCGCTTGTGGGTTTCGTCGGAGGACTACCGCGACGACGTGAGCCTGTCGGATGAAATCCTCAAGCGGGTCTCCGACTCCTACCGCAGGATACGCAACACTGCGCGCAACCTGCTGGGGAACCTGCACGATTTTGACCCCGTGGCCGACGCCGTTGCCTGGGACGACATGGACGATCTCGACCGCTGGGTGCTGGCGGAGCTGCACGGTTTCGTGGACCGTTGCCGGGGGGCTTACGAGGGCTGTGAATTTCACGTCGTCTACCGCGAACTCAACAAT
The Candidatus Binatota bacterium DNA segment above includes these coding regions:
- a CDS encoding carbon starvation protein A, with product MAVLAAVVCLACYAATYRFYAGYLSSRIFSLRADVATPAHQLRDDIDYVPAPRGVLFGHHFASITGLSPMLGPAIAVIWGWLPAMIWVVAGSLFIGCVHDMSALVLSVRARGLSVGAITEGIIGARAKTMFHVVIFFGVALAMGVFVSILCDLFMPGAYPQAVMPSAVIMALAVVTGVASYKRGVSMTRLATAAFVITLLAVFLAATNEWLSPQWDSRGGWGALLLAYAFGASVLPVWLLLQPRDFINSLLLYLGMGLMYGGFFVLAPEFSSPAVVLNPEGAPPMFPFVFVVIACGAVSGFHGLVASGTTAKQLDRETDARAIGYGGMMGESLLGLMAVLACTAGFSSAGSWHEHYSSWGAANTLGGKLGVFIEGGARFVSTLGLPSELSTALISVVVVSFALTTLDSATRLLRYNIAEMGQGFGVKRENRFVTSALAVVVIGFFAFYEVDGQPMGLTLWGLFGTTNQLLASLTLILVSLYLYQRGRNPLVAAVPAVFMTITTVVAMVNNLGRFYDAGQHLLFAVGLLLLLLALGVVGEGLLALRRATTARAAGPPLDRLSVF
- the ileS gene encoding isoleucine--tRNA ligase; its protein translation is MDYKDTLNLPSTSFPMRAKLPQREPELLKRWQEEGLWQQMRQLREGSTPFLFHDGPPYANGNIHAGHVLNKVLKDIVVKYRHLAGFRVSFRPGWDCHGLPIELEVEKKLGRKKRADTSRVEVRQLCRDYALDCVDRQREDFKRLGIQADWDNPYLTLDKAYEADELRELAHLADSGALYHGRRPVHWCSSCRTALAEAEVEYSDHSSRSVYVRFAFAGATGDLQALVEEGLGVAIWTTTPWTLPANLAICVNPGFDYVVVDAPGGPLLVAEGMLEQLREVLGLGATRATIAGRELEGMTARHPWLDRDSLLVLGDHVTLEAGTGCVHTAPGHGHDDYVVGRRYGLEVYAPVDAAGCFTSELPELEGKHVFSVDDTVVEILQAAGALLAEETIQHSYPHCWRCRRPIIFRATDQWFVSMDSIRERALECVDEVKWIPSWGRDRIHGMIAGRPDWCLSRQRAWGVPVPALHCTDCGQATCDGDVVRHVADLFEEEGSDAWFTRDIEDLLPAGFACPSCSGTNFERDNDILDVWFDSGSSFSSVMERDHGEGTVSDLYLEGSDQHRGWFHSSLLTSVATRDRAPYRAVLTHGFLLDGKGRKQSKSLGNVVEPAKVLKQYGADIMRLWVSSEDYRDDVSLSDEILKRVSDSYRRIRNTARNLLGNLHDFDPVADAVAWDDMDDLDRWVLAELHGFVDRCRGAYEGCEFHVVYRELNNFCSVELSSQYFDIVKDRLYCGGRDSRERRSAQTAMRSVLETLTVLVAPVLSFTAEEIWGQIPGNDDAASVFMQDFPVPDENWNNEMLLMRWQATWTARAAVTRALEEKRQAGDIGHSLDASVVLAVPSADFELLEQVGEETLAAVIIVSQLELIRSDGDDTRVEVAAARGGKCARCWNYDELVDEGDDTKLLCGRCGDVVASIG
- a CDS encoding glutaredoxin family protein, with protein sequence MTTVAVTLYVKTGCPYCSALRGRLQAEGKPFSEINVLDQPERVPELLKLSGGERIVPVLVDGGRVEVAPEGG